Proteins from a genomic interval of Bradyrhizobium sp. CCBAU 53340:
- the secF gene encoding protein translocase subunit SecF, producing the protein MTHTVLIGLGILIAILTVVAALGLLPSLRIVPDDTHFDFTRFRRISFPISAVLSIVAITLFFTHGLNLGIDFKGGTLLEVKAKSGTADIAAMRTSLDSLGLGEVQLQQFGGPENVLIRVAEQPGGDAAQQAALQKLRGALGDSVSIERAEVLGPRVAGELLAYGMIGLMLAIIAILIYLWFRFEWQFALGAMIANVHDIVLTIGFMSISQVDFDLTSIAALLTILGYSLNDTVVIYDRIREMLRRYKKMPMPQLLNESINSTLSRSIITHFTVTLALLALLLFGGHAIHSFTAVMMFGVVLVGTYTSIFIAAPILIYLGVGEHREDAKDEAPPAKKNKA; encoded by the coding sequence GTGACTCACACCGTTCTCATCGGGCTCGGCATCCTCATTGCTATCCTCACCGTGGTCGCGGCCCTGGGGCTGCTGCCGTCGCTGCGCATCGTCCCCGACGACACGCATTTCGACTTTACGCGCTTCCGCCGCATCAGCTTCCCGATCTCGGCGGTGCTGTCGATCGTTGCCATCACGCTGTTCTTCACCCATGGGCTGAACCTCGGCATCGATTTCAAGGGCGGCACGTTGCTGGAGGTCAAGGCGAAGTCCGGTACCGCCGACATCGCGGCGATGCGCACCTCGCTCGACAGCCTGGGTCTGGGCGAAGTCCAGTTGCAGCAGTTCGGCGGCCCCGAGAATGTCCTGATCCGCGTCGCGGAGCAGCCGGGCGGTGACGCCGCCCAGCAGGCTGCCTTGCAGAAGCTTCGTGGTGCGCTCGGAGACAGTGTCAGCATCGAGCGCGCCGAGGTGCTCGGCCCGCGCGTCGCCGGCGAGCTGCTCGCCTACGGCATGATTGGCCTGATGCTCGCGATCATTGCGATCCTGATCTATCTCTGGTTCCGGTTCGAATGGCAGTTCGCGCTGGGCGCCATGATCGCCAACGTGCACGACATCGTGCTGACCATCGGTTTCATGTCGATCAGCCAGGTCGACTTCGACCTGACCAGCATCGCGGCGCTTCTGACCATCTTGGGCTATTCGCTCAACGACACCGTCGTCATCTATGACCGTATCCGTGAAATGCTGCGGCGCTACAAGAAGATGCCGATGCCGCAGCTCTTGAACGAGTCCATCAACTCGACGCTGTCACGCTCGATCATCACCCACTTCACGGTGACCCTGGCGTTGCTGGCACTGCTGCTGTTCGGCGGTCATGCCATCCACAGCTTCACGGCGGTCATGATGTTCGGCGTGGTGCTGGTTGGTACCTACACCTCGATCTTCATCGCTGCGCCGATTTTGATCTATCTCGGCGTCGGCGAGCATCGTGAAGATGCGAAGGACGAGGCTCCGCCGGCGAAGAAAAACAAGGCATGA
- a CDS encoding Mth938-like domain-containing protein: MAGDPNAPHFPRSAPIEAYGKGGFAFAGMSHRGSLLCLPDAIWAWDVTDPARIDRYSLNRVFAAANSIDTLLVGTGTGLWLPPPELRQALKAVRVVLDTMQTGPAVRTYNIMIGERRRVAAALIAVP, translated from the coding sequence ATGGCCGGCGACCCCAACGCTCCCCATTTCCCGCGCTCGGCGCCGATCGAGGCCTATGGCAAGGGCGGCTTCGCCTTCGCCGGCATGTCGCATCGTGGATCGCTGCTCTGCCTGCCCGACGCGATCTGGGCCTGGGATGTGACCGACCCGGCCAGGATCGACCGCTATTCGCTGAATCGGGTTTTTGCGGCGGCCAACAGCATCGATACGCTTCTGGTCGGCACCGGAACCGGTCTCTGGCTGCCGCCGCCGGAACTTCGCCAGGCGCTCAAGGCGGTGAGGGTGGTGCTGGACACCATGCAGACCGGGCCGGCCGTGCGCACCTACAACATCATGATCGGCGAACGGCGGCGCGTCGCAGCCGCGCTGATCGCCGTGCCATGA
- a CDS encoding phytoene/squalene synthase family protein yields MSSAATPPDTVTFCADLVRSYDFPRYVATLFVPAAERRALLALYAFNVEIVRVRDQVSQPLPGEIRFQWWTDLFSGLVHGSAEGNPVAAELLRAIRNFDLPVEPLSLLVDEHQFDLYNDPMPTMTALEGYLAATSSALFALAARIMGEVSDAAEHLARHAGLAQGIAQVIANLPRDSSHRQLFLPQQFLTSHGCAMEDVFAGKETPSLHAVLDQLIGEAQQHLATASSLLAQVPSSVRPAFLPLSQARADLNLMSRPGRNPFTPQPVSRLRTLWTLWRASRSREFTK; encoded by the coding sequence ATGAGCAGCGCTGCGACGCCGCCCGACACCGTGACATTCTGCGCCGACCTCGTGCGTAGCTACGACTTTCCGCGCTATGTCGCGACGCTGTTCGTGCCTGCGGCCGAGCGTCGCGCGCTGCTGGCGCTCTATGCCTTCAATGTCGAGATCGTCCGCGTCCGGGACCAGGTGAGCCAGCCCTTGCCCGGCGAGATCCGCTTTCAATGGTGGACCGATCTGTTCTCCGGCCTTGTCCACGGCAGCGCCGAAGGCAACCCGGTGGCGGCGGAACTGTTGCGCGCGATCCGCAATTTCGACCTGCCGGTCGAGCCGCTGTCACTGCTCGTCGACGAGCATCAGTTCGATCTCTATAACGATCCGATGCCGACCATGACGGCCCTCGAAGGCTATTTGGCCGCGACCTCTTCGGCGCTGTTTGCGCTCGCGGCGCGGATCATGGGCGAGGTTTCGGATGCGGCCGAGCATCTCGCGCGCCACGCCGGGCTGGCGCAGGGCATCGCGCAGGTGATTGCGAACCTGCCACGGGACTCGTCCCACCGGCAATTGTTCCTGCCGCAGCAGTTCCTGACCAGCCATGGCTGCGCCATGGAGGATGTGTTCGCTGGCAAGGAGACACCCAGTCTCCATGCCGTGCTGGATCAGCTCATCGGTGAGGCGCAGCAGCACCTCGCGACGGCGTCGTCCCTGCTGGCGCAAGTGCCGTCGTCGGTGCGGCCGGCATTCCTGCCGCTGAGCCAGGCGCGGGCCGATCTCAACCTGATGTCGCGGCCTGGGCGCAATCCCTTTACGCCGCAGCCGGTATCGCGGTTGCGCACGCTGTGGACGTTGTGGCGGGCTTCACGCTCCAGGGAATTTACCAAATAG
- a CDS encoding threonine ammonia-lyase, which produces MADLSQTVPPDPSGFPVAPDDIHAAAEIIRGAVVETPCSYSRTLSNICGCDLWLKFENLQFTSSFKERGALNRLTALTPEERARGVIAMSAGNHAQGVAYHARRLGIPATIVMPVGTPMVKIENTRHHGAEVIVTGATLEEAAAFARSHGEGRSMIFVHPYDDPLVIAGQGTVGLEMLRAVPELDTLVVPIGGGGLISGIAIAAKSLKPSLRILGVEAWLYPSMYNAIHGGSLPARGDTLAEGIAVKSPGKITTEIVRGLVDDIALVNEAELERAVATLISIEKTVVEGAGAAGLAAIMSDPSRFAGEKVGLVLSGGNIDTRLIASVLTRELAREGRLTQLSLDIPDRPGQLAAVAALLAEAGANIIEVSHQRTFSDLPAKATLLQLVIETRDSAHLDEVMAKLGASGLSARCT; this is translated from the coding sequence ATGGCCGACCTGTCCCAAACCGTGCCCCCCGATCCGAGCGGCTTTCCGGTCGCCCCTGATGATATTCACGCCGCCGCCGAAATCATCCGAGGCGCGGTCGTCGAGACGCCCTGCAGCTACAGCCGGACGCTGAGCAACATCTGTGGCTGCGACCTCTGGCTCAAATTCGAGAACCTCCAGTTCACGTCCTCGTTCAAGGAGCGCGGTGCGCTGAACCGGCTCACGGCGCTGACGCCCGAGGAGCGCGCGCGCGGCGTGATCGCGATGTCGGCCGGAAATCACGCGCAGGGCGTTGCCTACCATGCCAGGCGGCTGGGCATTCCCGCCACCATCGTCATGCCCGTGGGCACGCCGATGGTGAAGATCGAGAACACCCGGCATCATGGTGCCGAGGTGATCGTGACAGGCGCGACGCTGGAGGAGGCGGCTGCGTTCGCACGGAGCCATGGCGAAGGCCGCAGCATGATCTTCGTTCACCCCTATGACGATCCGCTGGTCATTGCGGGGCAGGGCACTGTGGGGCTGGAGATGCTCAGGGCGGTGCCGGAGCTCGACACGCTGGTCGTCCCGATCGGCGGCGGCGGCCTGATCAGCGGCATCGCCATTGCGGCGAAATCGCTGAAGCCGTCGCTGCGAATCCTCGGCGTCGAGGCCTGGCTTTATCCTTCAATGTACAACGCCATCCATGGCGGCAGCCTGCCGGCGCGGGGCGATACACTCGCCGAAGGCATCGCGGTCAAATCGCCGGGCAAGATCACCACCGAAATCGTCCGCGGCCTTGTCGACGATATTGCGCTCGTCAACGAAGCCGAGCTCGAGCGAGCGGTTGCCACCCTGATCTCGATCGAGAAAACCGTCGTGGAGGGCGCCGGCGCTGCGGGCCTCGCGGCCATCATGTCCGATCCTTCGCGCTTTGCCGGCGAGAAGGTCGGTCTGGTCCTGAGCGGCGGCAACATCGACACCAGGCTGATCGCCTCGGTGCTGACGCGCGAGCTCGCGCGCGAGGGGCGGCTGACCCAACTCTCGCTCGATATTCCCGACAGGCCCGGCCAATTGGCCGCGGTCGCCGCGCTGCTGGCGGAGGCGGGCGCCAACATTATCGAGGTCTCGCACCAGCGCACCTTCTCCGACCTGCCGGCGAAGGCGACGCTGTTGCAACTCGTCATCGAGACCCGCGACAGCGCCCATCTCGACGAGGTCATGGCCAAGCTCGGCGCCTCCGGACTGAGTGCGCGCTGTACCTGA